The Verrucomicrobiota bacterium genome contains the following window.
ACTTGACCGAAAACGGGTCAGGCCAAGGCACCAAGACATTGCTTTGAGTAGTTGTGTCTGCGCTGTTCATCCTTGCTGTCCTTGCCGTCACTCACCGATCAACCATCAACTAAAGGCTCTCACCCATTCCAAGGGCGCAGTCACCTAGTCAGTTTGCTTTATCCCCTATGGCCGGGGAGGCCGTTCACTTCCGCCTGTAGTGTTGGATGGCGGAAGCTCTCCGCGCCTTTGTAGTTGGCGCGGTTCGCGTTCTGGCCGTCTTCCCAACGTCGTCTGTGGCGAGCCACGGAAGGCTAGTATGAGCAGAGCGCCAGGGGCTATCGGATTAGCATTTTAACCTTTTGCTTAACGAGGATTCATCGCCGAAGCAGGAGCACAGCTTCACTGGCAATAAGAGCGGCCTTTTCTTTCTGTTTTGCTTTCTGCAATTCTGGATCGGACTCATCCCACGGCCAGCCTCTAATTACAGCATGAAGCGGGGGAGGTTCGTCCGCTATGACATCAAGTTGAGCCAATCTTGCAGTGTTGGCCTTGAATATAGCTGCTCCATAGAGGTTGCGTTCGCCTGCCGCAGCATTCCCCATTGCCCATAGATTTTCTAAGGGTTCGTTACCATGGCGAGAGACTGAGGTTTCGTGGTCCCTTGGACTTGGCAAAAACGCTGATGGTTTGGCCATTGACGCCGTAAACTGATTGCTTTGGGTCAGGAACCTTGCAAGATCCTCTTCGTTCGCTACGATTTCAGGCAGCCCTGAGGGTAGATTGGCCATGACTTATGATAGCAGTGATGCCTTCCAGGACTCGTCGCGGTATAGTCTCCCCATCGAAAAGTGCCACACCGTGCCCTTTATCAGCCCCGTCCAACCATGCATAAGCAAGCCGAGAGCTGTTGCCAATACTTAGGGAAAATAGGCGGTTTCGTGATTGTATCCAGTCCAGTGAAATAGAACCATCTGGGTCTGGCGAAAAATCAGGAAGTGGCATTCCATCTGGCAACATACGAACAAACTGTTCGGCTATCATAATGCTCAGCGGATTGATTGCGTTAGCACCATTGCCGTCCCAATCCTGTGTTGAGCAATCTCTCGCAACACAGTTAAGGCGTGATATAGCATCTGATTTTTCGCCAAACAATGCTTGCGAATGCTCAAAGGATTCTACGACAGCCGTGGCCGCATCTTGTGCCATGCGCGCTTCATAGGAAGTAGCACTACTCCCTCGTGCATAGGCGTTCAAGAATGTGTACCCGGCAAGGGTGATTCCTATTGTTGCTGAAACAGGCTCAGGCATTTTTCAGTTAGTGTTTTTTTAAATATTCGATTCTTCAAGGCTCTTAATGACACAATCTTTTCCAGAAGACAAGCCCAATCGTCGGGAGCGGTGGCCATAGAACTCGCTGCACGATTATCGAAAATAATGGGGAGCTTGTCTTTTTCCCGTGGTTGAGTAGTCAGGACAACGTTGACGTGGTTTCCTGTATCCGTCTCTATCGCAGTATGGTGGTTGAGGAATCCTGTGAATGCTAGCTTTTCTTCATCAGGTAAACGCGGGGCAAGCTTAATGTAATCACTCCACTGTACCTGACCAGTCTCCATCGGCAGCAGGATACGATTTATATACCGCAGTTGGATACACCGGACTTGCACAGGTGAAGTCAGTCCAACGAATAACTTCCACGCTCGCTCGATTTCCGGCAAATATTCGTCTAAACTTGTGTACGGTGCCAAACGGTTAAACGAAAAACCCTGTGTTCGTACCTGCACGAGTTGTTTCTTGTCGTTGTGCAGGAATTGAAATGCTTGAATGTCATTGCGGATAGACATCTGAGGTGACGTATTCGGTTTCGCTGCAATTTTGGTCTCTTGGATAAATTTGCCACGAAATATGGGGTACTGGCCACAAAAACAGTCGCGCGCAGCCTTTTCCAGTGCCGCAAGTTTGAATGTTGGCGGCATGTCGCAAGCAAAATCTACCACCGCCTCTACTATCGGTGCGCTTGTCAGTTTCAATTCTGTTTCACTCATGTCACTATTAAGAATACACCTAATCGCCAGTTTATGAAAATCTTTAG
Protein-coding sequences here:
- a CDS encoding TIGR04255 family protein gives rise to the protein MSETELKLTSAPIVEAVVDFACDMPPTFKLAALEKAARDCFCGQYPIFRGKFIQETKIAAKPNTSPQMSIRNDIQAFQFLHNDKKQLVQVRTQGFSFNRLAPYTSLDEYLPEIERAWKLFVGLTSPVQVRCIQLRYINRILLPMETGQVQWSDYIKLAPRLPDEEKLAFTGFLNHHTAIETDTGNHVNVVLTTQPREKDKLPIIFDNRAASSMATAPDDWACLLEKIVSLRALKNRIFKKTLTEKCLSLFQQQ